From the Rhea pennata isolate bPtePen1 chromosome 1, bPtePen1.pri, whole genome shotgun sequence genome, the window TCCTTCAGTGCTTTGTGCAGGCGAACAATTTACAGTGAGGAGAAATGAATACAACTCAAGGTAGAAGGCAgaaattctgtttgcttttcttctctcagtgaATCATTCACCACTATACCCGGATAGCAGAGGATGTCAGTGCACTGAAGCAAAGCGTTTCACCAGGAACACGGCACAAACACGTTTTCTCATATGATGCTGCAATACTTCTGGTGGTCACTAGATAGCCCCCGCGTTTTCCTGGTTCGGGGTGTGACTCCCTAACCCGAAACAGAGCCCCAAACCCCAGCCTTggggcctgctgctgctctcaccTCTGCCCCGATCTGAATGGCAAGACCCATTGGGAAGGCTGGTTCTCCTcgcagcattttgttttctttctttctttccatttttacagTGCTTTTGGTTGTGCTCATTTTGCTCAACAACATTATCCCAACGAAAAAGCTCAATTGAGAGCGTAGGTCTGTTTAGACTGCTAATAATACAGGTTTCTTGTGAGAGTATTTCTACAAAgcacaacatttaaaatacGGAGGGGAATTCAGTAAGGGACAAAAGGTCTCTCCTGAGCACTTGTCAGTGCAAAGTATAAAATCCCCCAAAGGCAGCAAAGTGTTTCCCACCTGGGCAGTGGAGGAAGACTGCTCTGAGTTGGGGGACcccatttcatttctttctacGGGGCCCGACCGCAGCAGCTCAAAAGGCCTTAGCAGGCCCAGGGAGATCACGGGTTTTGCCACCACCTTGGGCAAGACGCATGTATTTAACCTGCTGCGAACGGGGGGACCTTTCCTTAAGCAAGCCACAAAATCCCTCACATTGCTCAAGCCTGTTTCCAAATCACCCAGACTGAGCTGCCACACCAAAGCCCTCACTGAAAGACCTGGTGATGTTTCAGGCTCTCGAGGTCTTGCAGCCCAGGAGAGGGCTGCAGGAACCTGCCCCATTGGCAGGCTGAGAGCGGAGCCGCTGCACCGAGCTGCCTCGCCGGCGGTGGCCTTGCCTCTCCTGGGGGCCTCCCCGCGGCACCGCGACCCTCTTGCTTTGATACGTGCGTGATGAGGAGCCCTTGTTTTGTGCTAGTATCAGCCCTGTTAGGGACTGAGGAAGATTTTCAACAAATCAAAACTCCAGCTTATGTGGCTTTAGAGAAAATGTGGAAGGCCAAACCGTTCGTCCTCTGTAGGCTCATCTCCTAAGCTAAAACCCACAGAGAAGAAATCACCAGCCTACGGCTGCTTAAATCCTATTATCTCAGAAGGGAAGAACTAGAGGGGTGACTCATGTTtgactcattttttttgaacatgAAGTGTGCTTTGGGTACTTAGGATACATCCATCAGTTCTGGCTGGCAGTACTGCCATTAGTGCAATAAAAACTCCCCCCCTTCCTCCGTCTCTGTAAcctttatcttttccttttatattatGATGCCTCATAACTTGAAAGTTTCAGGACATTGGTATTTGGTTTGCATGAATCGTATTGCAAGAGTTCACACCCAGCTCTACAGTTACCAGTATCTATGCCTTTATCCAATAAAGGTTTACTAAACAGCACCTTCTTACACAACAAATCTCTTTCCCATACTAATGAACATCCTTTAgatgatgttttatttctgatagTAATAAAAAACTATAGAAACTGCAAGACTGAGTTAGATTCTCTTgtaatattataaaataaatgatagcTCTATGCTaatggaaaaaatctttaacttGGAATCTAAAGTCATATGCTTCAAATACATCTTAATTACATGGCAAATATACGTATATTTGCTCAGCACTATTACTGCTTAGCTACTATAGTGAGAGATAGCATTTAATTAAGTTAATAATAAATGCATATTATAGTTGGGgggaaaatgctaaaaatacttCAATGTGTGTTGAAACATTGCTCCAATTTTTAAATCTCCAGTCTAGAAATCCAGCTAAATATCCAATaactaattttaatttgaaagcaaGACTTCAGATTACTTGACTATTGGGAATTTTAACACTGAAAGAGCATCCTTGTCGTCAGATGACAGTAGCCTAAGCTGTTAATCAAGATGCACGCCCCCGTGTGGTGATCACTGCACActtttttagatgaaaaaattCCTAGGCAATCTGGATTGAAGACTGCAGCTTCTTACATTCATACTTTATTCAGGGCATAACGAGATGCAACCAATAAATAAAACCACTTGCATgtttaaatttaacttttaaagtaaatttaactttttaaaaccCTAGAATCTAAGGGATACAAAGGGTTTGAAGGGATATAGTTTGCAAATAAATGTACAGTCTGCCCAACTACATCCCACAAGTGGGGTTGCCTACAGCTGCTGAGGTGCTGCCAAGGTGGTCTCTTCCATGCTTGTGTTCCTAATCCCTGCAACAGCACCCCAGATTAGCAAAGGTTCAGAGTACTCCAGAGAGCTTCTCCAGAGATGGCCTGTTACATTTTGCAGTAATAACGATTTACTCCCTGATAAGAATGTGCTGATGAATCCAGTCATAGAGGTTAATCATTGAATCTGTGTAGCAGAAAGTACTCTCCATTGAAAGACTGGTGAGGTAGTAAGCACCAGACTGGTTATGGAAGGAATACAGAAGAATGAAGAACCAGGATCTAATCTTAAATGTCACTGATAACATTATAGCTGTGGACAAATCACTTAACTTTGGATAAACAGTTTGAAAATCAACTCTAGAATGGGGAAAGATCTACTTTTGAAGAATGCTTTGAGGTGTCCTCATTAAACAATGCCATACAAATCCAGTGCGTCACACTTCGACTGTTGGCACTTGAGGGCCGTGCACCCTCCAGAGCCTATGGTATTTCATGTTCCCATTAAGCTGGTGGGGACACCAGGGTGGATTCTGACTGACTCCTTCCCTGTCCCTCTTCTTTCATCTCATGCTACAGAAAAAGCTCTTCTGCCTGTTCTCTTGGTGAATGCTGGGGCAAGCACTCCAAGAACAGCTGGGGTGGGAGGCAAGAAAAGTCTAAGCTCACCATGATTGAGTGAGAGGACAAATAACCTATGAGAAAAATCTCTCCCCTAGAAATACTTCTGGGAAAGTATGTAAGCAATCAGTAGAAATAACAGTAATTCCAATATCTTACCTGCTTGTTGGCTTTCAGCACTGCCCTCAGGGTTGCTATCTGTTCCCGCTTGGTACTCAGGAGTGACTTCAATTTCAGTATCTCTTCCATTAAGGCCTCCTTGTCTTTGTCAATCATGGGTGCCAACTCCCGAGCTGCTGCGCGCTGGCGTGACAGCTGCAGTGACCGATCTACAGCCTTCTGCAAGTGCTTGATTTGGTCCCTTATTATGGCATTGAGGTTGTAGATGTTCATCGGCTCTTTGCGAATGTCACTAGTATCGGAGactggggaggaaggaggggctGTGATGACAGGAGAAATTGTAGGTGTTTTTGTTGGGCTCTGTTCCTTGACAGGCTCTGTGCCCTCTTTTGTCACCTGTTCGGTTGGGGTCCTGGCTTCTACTGGTGATGCCATTCCCCTTCTAGCAAGCCGTGGAGAAAGGAGACCTCGAGGGTCATCCGGTCCCTTCAGGCTTCCACTGCGGGTGACTCTGCTTTGCCTGTAATAGTCCAACATGACCCTGTTTGGTGTCTCATTGTTGCACAGGCAGACGTGATGGTAGAGCTGAGCCAGCTCCTCGCTAAAGGTCACCAGCTCATCCTGGGCGGTGTTGAGGGTGTTATGGTTCTCGTTTGCTACGCTTGTCATTCTTTGTAATTCCTTCTCCATGTGGACCattttttcctggctttcctTGGTTGATTTCTCCAGGTTTGTCACCTGCTCATTGTACGTTTGGATTCTGCTCTCATACTTGGCCTTCTCTTCAGTGTAATTTTCcacatatttattatatttttcctttaaggcTTTGATTTCAGCTTTAAGGTCGATCACCTCAGTGACTGCTACTTTGTATTTACATTCTAGGATCTCCAGGCCATTGATGTCCACTTCATAGTCATGTGCTTCCTCCCCAGGGTCTCGGCCCTTCTCACAGTCAAGTTCTGCTTTCAGCTCCTTgttgctctgcagccccctcATGGCATTGACATGCTCCGTGAGCCTGTGGACTCTCTCATGTTGCTCAGTGAGGGCTCCCTTGGTGTGCTCCAGCTGTGTCTGAGACTCCTGAAGGTTGGCCAGGAGAATAGCCTTCTCTCTTTCCACCTACAACAGAATCAAAGTAAGAAATTTCATCCTACCTGCACTTTTCTGCTGAACACCAAACTCTGCCAATCACATCCATCTCTTCCGCTCCACCAACACAACTTGAAGGCTTCAAAGTCTTCAAGGAGATTTTGAAGTACCTGTACCCCTCATTCATAAAATTAAGTCCCAGAGATATCTTGATCTTGTAGGGAGTTAAATAGTTTTATCCCCGCTACCATTTGTAATGTCACAAGATCATCATGTTTTACACATTGCCCAGTAAAGAATTACTTGATGCCCAAGCAATTCTGCCTAGTCACCTAAAACAGAGTGATAATACTGTATTTAATAGAGTAGATATTCTCTGAATTTTAATAGGCAGAAACCGCAATAATATCAACCATAATGTGTTATACTGACACATACACATTTGTCAATGGAGTTTGAATTTGCATTTCTCATGAAGAGCTCCACCACTCattcaaaatctttatttatatatttgggCTGTTGCAAACACTCATAAAAGAGCGTTTGATTACTGAATGCAATTATAGTAAACAAATGCCTGTCCGCATTTCTATAGATTAGATTAAATTGCCACCATGTGTGAATATAACAGACTGGGACACTGAGCACATGCAGCTCCCAGGACTCCCCACATCCAACATTTAACTGTATGCAAAATTCATCCCTTTAAggacaaggggaaaaaagcaggatttGTGGTATAACTACCAAACTATTGGCTGTAACTTGATAAGTTCCCTCTGAAATCTGATTTCGAGCAGCAGAAGATGTCATGGAGCATTCCTCTAGAGGTTTTATAAACAGTGTCTTAAAGCAAGTGAGTAATTTGGTCTGTTCAGATAGTTACTACTTTCAGGTAATACCCCTGAAAGACTTCCCATTTAACTTCTAAATTTAAAACTCCAGGCTTTTCTTTCTATGCCTTCATTCAGTTCTGAATTGGGAGCCAGAGGAAGGCAAAAATATATGGGCTCCTTCTTGCTATCGTGGCTTTTGCAGCAGGATCAGGGTGTCTGCGGAAATCCTGAGCCCAAGTTtactgctctctctctcccatgGCTGCAATATCTCAGCCCTGTGTTCACATATGCAGTGAAACTGGCAGTTTCCACATTCGCTTTATGAGTAACTGAATTActaattcagaaaaatcaatgCTGTCAGTTGTGaaaaaccctttaaaaaaagatatccTTCGCTATCAGCATCTCCCCAGGTAGTGTTTGGAAGACTCAAATTGGCCATCGTGAAACTTgccaaagggggaaaaaaagccttttagaGACTTAAGAGAATATTAATGCTGTCTCAGAAAATGTTCCAGCAGTAGTTCAGATTCCTGTTATCTCAGAACTAGGAAtgcaggggctgctgctgaaACGTATTACAGCACTAAAGCCTACGCTGATCCCCTGGTTTTGTAGACAGGCTTTCAAAACATGGCTTTTTATTAGAACCTTTAATCATTTGCAGTCACCACATCCAAGGAACAAAAATAGAAACCACGttaaaaaccttaaaaaaatcGGCCTAGTTTTCCTGTGTGCAGGTGAGTGATGacttaagaagaaaaaacagggCCAAACTTCATCATTATTTAATGATTTAGGGAAAATATGACTCCTTGGATGGAGAGACCTTCATTTTGGGCGCTCCATAACCTGTGCTGCGAGGTGGTGGAAGAGGACAGCCAAGTGCCAGGAGCACAGTGATACGTTTCTCTGACACTATTCCCCACTTGCTGTCCcagtttccttctcttccctgttACTGCTCTTTCCCAGCATCAGCCCactctttctgaattttattaacAGAAAGTCCAAAATAGCATAACCTTCTTCTCTGCCAAGCAGCCACCATAAAAAGTGACTGCTCTCCCCAGACCTCTCTCTCAGACCCGTCCCAGGGAGCCTCGGGGAGTTATTCAGCAAAAGCTTTCTCACTAGCTTTcccctgtttttctttttcagcaatCAGTCTTCCCCAGCTCTACTCTCCCTGGAAACTTTCAGCTGAACTCCGGTTGATACCACCGGCTACAGCAGGCTTGGGTGTTAACTGGGGCATTTATTCCTTCAGCCTGGTAAGGTGGGCTAAACCTGTGTATGAAAATCAGACTTCCAGTTAACTTAATGGACTGTCTCACGTTACGACTGACGCGGCGTGTATAATAATGATATATTACATACCAAAGGCAGttgtctttttaaagtttttagtGGCACTGTGGGTCTGTTCAAAGCCTTGGAAGCACACAAGTAACAGTCGACGCCACTAGCGTAAAAACAAATATAGAGCTAACAGCCAGAGAGCCGCCCCTTCGATCCAGCGTTAAAGCAGCACTGGCTTTCAGTGACTGCTTAAAAAGTTGGACAGAACTGGCCCTGATCTCAGCTCTCATAGACTAcgatgaaagaaaaacataacagAACTAGGAGGGATCTCTATCATCATTTCTTTCTATGCTGAACACAAATGGTTCTggaacaaatatttctttttgatacTTCAGACTGGCATGATAGACGAagagcttaaaaacaaaagactgCTTCCAGAGAAAAGATCTGACATCTAAAACCCATACACCAACTTGGACAGTaggtaaaatgaaatacatctaCCTACTGACTTTTACTTATTACAGTCCAGTAATAATGGATGAAGCTAATCTACTTCGGGGTGAAGGTATAAGTACGTGCTTCTACTTtcaagagagggggaaaaaaaaccccaaagctcAGACTGAGCCCTGAGGACACTATCTGAATACTGACAACTCTCTGCTGGTTTTCAGTACAGTAATTATATTTCTTGTTCTAGACAATACTGTGTCTTATTTCCACCCACAGTAAACTTTTGGGGATAGGCCATTATTTTTGGTATATCCTTCAAGGATTCAGGTTTGCGGAGATtcccctctcagtttgttcTATAGTTTGCAATTATGGGAACCAATTTAACCATTGCTATTTATCACCCCCTTCCCTTTATTAACATGAGTTGATCATCGAACAACAAGGAGTGAACCAAATGAACAGGAAATGCACTTCAAGGACCCTGAATCTCAGCCTTATCTTTTTTGTCAGTACTAGACAGTGGAAGAAGTGAATACGTGctacttgacttttttttaaaaaaaaaagagaatttaatcAAATTTTTCCAAATAAGACAATGAAGATGTCAAGAATAAGGAAAACAACAttgtggaaggaaaagaagaatacTAGGCTCTAAAACTGAGATGACTAATTCTTCCCACTGAACAACAGAcagagaagcagagcagaggacCATGAACAAATGGAATATGAGAATTTTCAGGAAGACATTTGTCACCTCCTGGATTTAAAAGAACCATGCAGGGAAAATGAGCACTTGCAATTAAGCCCCTTCTAGGGACTAGCACACATCATGGAGCAGCAGAGTCTCAAAGTTGTTGAAGGAATTATATCTGTGGTGTATAAGAATTTTTTTGGCGTGGGCTTCTTCTTGAGCTTGTCACACACGTacaaaacagcagttttcttcCCTCAAAAAGGGAGCCTGTTGTcctatatatattaaaatgtttcccAAGAGACGTACAATTCCTTCAGCAATTCTGCCACAGcctcttcagagaaaacaggaggaaTATAAACTGTTGATATATGACAAACTGAACAACACATGGCAGAAACACCACTAAAGAGAGGAAATCCAATTTTGCTGAAGAATTACTTTTTGTCAGCTTGAACTCAATTAAACCTCAAATCTAGTATGCAGAAAAATCTTGGAGgaaattttcacatttaattCGTTTGCCCTCAGGTGATGTGCATCAGTATTTTGCAGTAAGCCTTTCCTGTAGCTAAAGATATCAGGTTTCTTACTGGGtctattccttctctttttagaCCTTTTACCATAACTGGCACACTGGGCAATAGTAGCTGCTATTTGTGTGAGGTTGCTGTGGCCTGGCAAAGCCACTGTGactgagaaacatttttatttcttttctagagCGCTACAGTCCTATAGGGGACAGTTTGTGGCTAGTCTTTTCCAGAAGGTTGGCTGTTTCTTAAAAAgtgtaaaacaaacaagcaatattaaaattaaagttgATTGAAACAACTTTCACTCCAAATTTATATTGCATGAATTTCATTGTATATTAGACTTGAAAAcgtttaaactgtattttaaaatgtaaccatttcagagcattttttctgaagctgttctttctaattttttcatattgtgtttctaaatgaaatcaaaagctgcatataataaacaaatataaatatatgtgtattatCTATTATATATGTATCATTACATACAtctgtgtatgtatacacacacaaaaaatcatAGATTTTATATTTGAACATTGGGACAGTTTCTGACAgaattttccacagaaataaaattccaaaTTTCAAGATTTTCCAGTTAGACTACATACATGTATCAAAGGTATTTCTACAAAGCACTAGATATCATATAATCAGTATTTTCCATATCGTAGCTCAGATCAAACCTTCCCACAGTTCATTTGGCaatgaagtaaataaaacatttaactgTTCAGCAAATATATAACATATCATATAGGGTTTTATTGCTCTCTAGCAAGTGCTGAAGAGAGATTTTGCTCAACTTAACTTTAAGGTCATCTTCCACATTTTAGGCAGGTCTCCCTTTagaagaggcattttttttgGAAGCCCATAATCAGAAAATAGTGGACTTTTCCTTGAAAGTGCCAAAACCTTTCAGTTCCTGTGGCATGGAAGACATTCAACAACTTGAATAACTCTTGATATATATGTGTTGTGTTTTACCCCTTCTAAGATTATGTCAACATCGGAGCTTGAGTTTTTATCTGAACCACTCCCAAGCTCCAATTCTGATCATGCCCCATCTGGGCTTGGACAGACAGACAACGACCTGCTGGCTGCCTGCTCCCCAAGGGCGCTCCCTGCATGCAGCCAGCGTGGCCAACACCACGCTGTGGCATCTCACACGCCACAGGCTCTCTAAGTGAACATTTGTTGAGAAGAATGTCCCTCTCCTTTTGCCCTCTTTTGATGGTACGCCAAATCCTCTTCAAACTGAAGTTAATGGCAAAAACTCCGAGTTGCAGGGGGGAATAACTGAGTGTCTGTatttcagtgggtttttttttaagatagctTTGGTCATATTGAAGCATACATTCCTCCACTTGGCACTCTAAGGAACATTTCCTGCTATTAAACTGGGAAAATGACACCAAAATCTGACCATTGACAACAACAGTTGTATTTCAGTCCCATTCTCCTCTTCCCACTAAACATCAGCTCAGATCACACTGTGTTGGCACAGGGGTATTCTGTTCCTAGAGGTATTTCATGCAAAATCAGGACAGGAAGAAACACCAAAGCAGAAGTGGAGAACAGGACATATGTGGCCAAGAACATCCCTGGGGGAAATCAAGTTCATTGCAAAAGCTGGTACTAGAATCCATAAGATGTGTCTAAGCAGAACATTAAATTAAGCTCTTACCTGCATGAGTTGCTGCTTcagcttctgtatttctgatatGTTGAGCTCACTGAAGAGGTCCGAGACTGGGTGCAGGGATTCCCCTTTCCTAACTGCGGGAGTTCGGAAGTCACCATTGAGTTTCACAAGAGGCCCATGGATATGTCCGTTCATTTTGTCATCATTGTTGGGCTCGCTTCCATCCTCTGCGAACTTTAATCCATCTACTGATATATTAATATGGTTATTATACATACTGTCATTGAGGTTGATATACTGGGAGAGTTCCTTCCTCAGATTGTTCTTTTGctccctttcattttttaaagtttccagGGCTTCCTCCAGTTGATGCTCAGCAATCTCCTTCAACCGGATGGCATCTTCTAGCTGACTATTAAGCAACACTGTCTCCTCCTCAAAGCGTTTAATCTCATGCTTTAAGCCTTCATATTCAACCTGAATTAGACAAGACAAAGAACATTCATAATACTAAAACTTGAGTCATGAAAACCTGCCATTCATTAGCCTTATTGAAATAGGTGCTatagaaaatacaatttcaaatACCAGGCACTGCATGCAGTTGCAAAAACAGGCTGCACAGAAAATGCAAGTGGACCTCTCTATTGAATACTGCGCTGCTCATTTTTTCAGGAGGTGAGAATCAAGAAATAAAACCCCCTTTTCCAAGCCACTTAAGAGGATAAACAGTGTATTTCACGGAAAGAAGGTTGTTTAGTACCAGGTGTCCTGGTAATCAGAGATTTGTTATGCGTTGCCATAAGCAGTATTGGTATACTGTGGTATGTATCGATCTTAAGTTAATATGGTTTGAGTTATTAATTGCCAGTATTCTGAAGACGACTGTAATCTTCATATCTAAATTCTTATCGGACATAAGTCACTGAGGCAGGCACAGATACTGTAAAGTATCTTGGCATCTTAGTAGTGTTGAAATCTACGGATGGAAGGTACAAAACTCTTAGAAGAGGCCCAACCATCTTCTCTGCAAGTGTCACACAAGCTTCTCCATTATTtgagaaacatttaattttaaaaacgGAACAGCAGACTGATCACACAACCAGTTTAAACCACAAGAGGCTCCAAGTTGTTAAGAGATTTTAAAACTACAGGGGAAAGGTAACAAATAGCTCGTTCGGCCACACAGTGCTTGAACTGTGTGTACGGATGCCTTTGCTGAGCACTTGGCAACCTGTTGCTGAAACACCTTCCTGGTGAACTGGTGCTGCTTCATCAGGCTTGGCAGGACTAACTGGTCTCTTGCCTTCCCAGAGCACAGccacccagccccacacctAGGTGTAGTATCTTATCAATATATTTATTGGCAGTgtgcacagaagaaaacaacagcttttTCACATCTAAATGGAAAATTTCCCAATATcagaagaaattctgcagtAGTTTggtgaaacagaaaaggaaatgctgaattttcatgcttttataaGACTCTTCAGTTGAAACATTTCTACTTTTAATGAATTCATATGCATTACTATCTGCAATTTTAAGGTACAGTCTAGTTTGTTCTTCATttgacatttatatttatacacatgtatgtatatttttaaatgaactataATAAGGTTCTggtaaaaaacagaaacatcaaCCGTTCCTTTTGGAATAGAATATTTATCAACCTGTCAAAAGTCTTGTACTTGTAAGCCTTTGGAAAGGCAAACTTAAAAACTGAAGCACTAGTCTTCAAACTCAGAATGGAAAAACACCAAACAACAAAGAAAGTTCCCATGTCATACTgggaaatgttaaaaagaataGCAAAATCTATGATATTTTGAAATCTCTATTTATAAACTTGAAATCTTTTTGGACTGCAGACATCCATCTAAAACATTATAAAATCCAACCTAGCAGCTATGTTTACAACTTAAGGACACAAACACACCTAACGTCTTGCatttaaattctatttcaaTTGCTATTTTAGGAATTACAAGAGCATGGAAATGCAATAggaaatgactgattttttaatgtcattCAAAATGTGGCAATCCTTCTTCTCTCCATGCACAGCTGGTATTTGGATGCATTATAAGTAAAATATTGTGACAGAGTATTGCAAACACTTccaaacagattttcttctgatgGAAACTAGGACAGTCCAAAAAGGAgtcttcacattttttcctgagagTGTGAAAATGCCCCCTGCGAGGctagtgaggaaaaaaaaatgtgtctcaAAGGGAGAATTTTCTGGCTTGGTAAATAACTCTGACACAAAGATCTTCTAGAAATTCACTTTCAGAGGTGCAAAAGGCATGGTACCTTTATAAACAAGGAAACAATGTACCAGTTTCTGTTACCTGTATATTCCCCTACTGAACTGCTTCagtgttttaaatgtttcagtCTCCTTTGTGCTAGAagcataaaatatacataagGATAGATAAAATAGTACTGCATATTCCTACAGGAGTAAGATAAGTTTTGTTAGCAGGCTCCCATTACAAACCATGACAATgttagatatttatttttatgctataagtaaatatttattatatttatttttgataaaagcCCTAATTGAGCCATTCAGTAGCTCAGGACATAAAACAGGGACTGCAAAGCAGTACTACAGTGTATCAGAAATGAAGGCAATGGCGTTATACAGTACAATCCTATGCTAGTCTGGGAGGCGtctaaaaagataaaaactgtTTCATCATCCAGATTGGatacttacttatttttcacGGCAAACTGacttttctgaaatgagaacAAACCTCTTTTGTTCAACTTAAAAGACCACCGTGTTCTTGCTAGCTTCCTCAGCAGGGTTTGCATCCAGCGGCAAAGGAAGCTCTGCTTTTGCAAGGGGGCAGGGAAGAGACCCCGCGACCGTGGGCGCCTGCGTGTACGGGGGTTTCACCCCACCGCGGTGCCTCCGCCGCGCTGCACGGGGAAGTGCAGTGCGCTGGCCTGCTGGCCGCTGCCAATTGCTGTGACGGGGGGAAGTCAAGAGACAAACCGGGAGCGTGCGACATGCCGTCTCCCGTTTTTTCGAGGCTTGCCAAACGTGCAGGTTAGCATTGCTGAGGAGAAAGCAATCTTGGTGCAGGAGGAGACGGAAAGGAAGAGCAGGCAGAACGTTACTCCCCTTTTCTGCACTTAGGAAGAGGAAACAGTGCAGGAAATAGAAAGAGGAAACAGCGGTTAGGCATCGAGTGCAGTGGGTAAcgagggaggagaggaaaagcagaaagtgaaaaGCTACAGTTCTACCTATTTTCAATAATTATTCTGCTATTGAAAAGTTCTGTGTAGATATATGCCACCGGGATTTTCCTAAAACTGAGGGAAATGCCTCCCCATATCTCAAAAATGGCCAATAATATTGTTATAGAGCAAGCGTTTAGCAAAAACCCTActgaaaatacataaagaaaCTTCTATCAAAGTGCTCTGCTAGAACACGTTAGGGAAATTTGagaaaatgatgctgttttTCAGCATAGCACTTAGACTCCTTTGATGCTTACTTGATTCTGTTTCAGTGTGGACACCAGTTTCTGTAAagtgatattttcttcttcaagttCAGTGTAGTCCTGTAGAAGTCTCGCCTCTCGAAACTTATATTCTCGAATTTCATCTTTCATTCGTATCCTCTGTAGTTCCACCATTTCATTATTCTGATGAGAGAAAATACAAGTATGTTACCACTCACTCATGGCCATTTTAGTGATAAACACTGTCTGTAGAAAAagccacacaaaaaaa encodes:
- the BICD1 gene encoding protein bicaudal D homolog 1 isoform X2 gives rise to the protein MAAEEVLQSADHYKSEIERLTRELSETTHEKIQAAEYGLVVLEEKLTLKQQYDELEAEYDGLKQELEQLKEAFGQSFSIHRKVAEDGETREETLLQESASKEAYYLGKILEMQNELKQSRAVVTNVQAENERLTAIVQDLKENNEMVELQRIRMKDEIREYKFREARLLQDYTELEEENITLQKLVSTLKQNQYYECSLSCLIQVEYEGLKHEIKRFEEETVLLNSQLEDAIRLKEIAEHQLEEALETLKNEREQKNNLRKELSQYINLNDSMYNNHINISVDGLKFAEDGSEPNNDDKMNGHIHGPLVKLNGDFRTPAVRKGESLHPVSDLFSELNISEIQKLKQQLMQVEREKAILLANLQESQTQLEHTKGALTEQHERVHRLTEHVNAMRGLQSNKELKAELDCEKGRDPGEEAHDYEVDINGLEILECKYKVAVTEVIDLKAEIKALKEKYNKYVENYTEEKAKYESRIQTYNEQVTNLEKSTKESQEKMVHMEKELQRMTSVANENHNTLNTAQDELVTFSEELAQLYHHVCLCNNETPNRVMLDYYRQSRVTRSGSLKGPDDPRGLLSPRLARRGMASPVEARTPTEQVTKEGTEPVKEQSPTKTPTISPVITAPPSSPVSDTSDIRKEPMNIYNLNAIIRDQIKHLQKAVDRSLQLSRQRAAARELAPMIDKDKEALMEEILKLKSLLSTKREQIATLRAVLKANKQTAEVALANLKNKYENEKAMVTETMTKLRNELKALKEDAATFSSLRAMFATRCDEYVTQLDEMQRQLAAAEDEKKTLNSLLRMAIQQKLALTQRLEDLEFDHEQSRRSKGKLGKSKIGSPKVSEEASATVPTIDTFLLHSQGPQQPNLLVSSGTQRKRLFSPSLCDQSHPRTSGTYLQKLLRAPPHPASTESYLLRGPPSMSEFIHGHRLSKEKRLTVATPDCQQPAASIPPHGSQLARGPDCQTVSPNALPEEQPHSSSQCAPLNCLSKPPPYP
- the BICD1 gene encoding protein bicaudal D homolog 1 isoform X12, whose amino-acid sequence is MAAEEVLQSADHYKSEIERLTRELSETTHEKIQAAEYGLVVLEEKLTLKQQYDELEAEYDGLKQELEQLKEAFGQSFSIHRKVAEDGETREETLLQESASKEAYYLGKILEMQNELKQSRAVVTNVQAENERLTAIVQDLKENNEMVELQRIRMKDEIREYKFREARLLQDYTELEEENITLQKLVSTLKQNQYYECSLSCLIQVEYEGLKHEIKRFEEETVLLNSQLEDAIRLKEIAEHQLEEALETLKNEREQKNNLRKELSQYINLNDSMYNNHINISVDGLKFAEDGSEPNNDDKMNGHIHGPLVKLNGDFRTPAVRKGESLHPVSDLFSELNISEIQKLKQQLMQVEREKAILLANLQESQTQLEHTKGALTEQHERVHRLTEHVNAMRGLQSNKELKAELDCEKGRDPGEEAHDYEVDINGLEILECKYKVAVTEVIDLKAEIKALKEKYNKYVENYTEEKAKYESRIQTYNEQVTNLEKSTKESQEKMVHMEKELQRMTSVANENHNTLNTAQDELVTFSEELAQLYHHVCLCNNETPNRVMLDYYRQSRVTRSGSLKGPDDPRGLLSPRLARRGMASPVEARTPTEQVTKEGTEPVKEQSPTKTPTISPVITAPPSSPVSDTSDIRKEPMNIYNLNAIIRDQIKHLQKAVDRSLQLSRQRAAARELAPMIDKDKEALMEEILKLKSLLSTKREQIATLRAVLKANKQTAEVALANLKNKYENEKAMVTETMTKLRNELKALKEDAATFSSLRAMFATRCDEYVTQLDEMQRQLAAAEDEKKTLNSLLRMAIQQKLALTQRLEDLEFDHEQSRRSKGKLGKSKIGSPKS